From Antricoccus suffuscus:
CGTTCACGACGGTGCCGGCCACGCCCTTTTCGAGCATGATGCGGAACAATGACGCGGCGTCGCGACGGTGCACGGCCGGCCACCGCTGGCTCCCGTCGCCGACGTAAGCAGACACTCCGGAGCGCTGCGCCGCGGCGATCAGGATGCCCGCGAAGCCGTACGCGACATAGCGTTCGTGCACGGAACGAGGTAGGCGGACCGTCGACGTACGCACATCCCGAGAGGCGAGATCGAGGACCCGCTGCGAGTTGACGCCGCGGCCTCCGACTGGTCCGTCCGTCATGGTCGGATCTTGCTCGGTCGACGGTCGCCCGTCAGCGCTCGTGGTGCCCGAGACGATCACGAACGGCTTACCAGTGCCCACGAGGGCCGCGCCGATGGTATCCATGGCCAGGCCCTCCTCGGCGATGCTGCGCTCAAGATCGGAGAAATCGTTGCTGAAAGCAAGATGGATCACGCCGTCGACGTCGCCGGCCGCCTCCGTGAGCACTTCCAGGTCGCCGAGACCGCCGCGCACGGGCGTGCCACCCGCGTTGATGACCTTCTGCTCGGACGCTTCCGATCGGGCGAGCCCGACGACTTCGTGACCATGGGCTACGAGCTCTTCGACGACAACCGATCCGATTCCTCCGGATGCACCGGTAACGAAAACACGCATGAGCAGACTCCTTAGTGATGCGACTT
This genomic window contains:
- a CDS encoding SDR family oxidoreductase, which translates into the protein MRVFVTGASGGIGSVVVEELVAHGHEVVGLARSEASEQKVINAGGTPVRGGLGDLEVLTEAAGDVDGVIHLAFSNDFSDLERSIAEEGLAMDTIGAALVGTGKPFVIVSGTTSADGRPSTEQDPTMTDGPVGGRGVNSQRVLDLASRDVRTSTVRLPRSVHERYVAYGFAGILIAAAQRSGVSAYVGDGSQRWPAVHRRDAASLFRIMLEKGVAGTVVNAVGDEGDTMLSLATAIGAQLGVPVQEVPAETFGPLGEIFSIDQPASSAWTRETYGWKPTHPSLLADLEAGNYPNV